One genomic region from Amycolatopsis sp. FBCC-B4732 encodes:
- a CDS encoding ribonuclease J, with protein MSSLPPGPGPTNAPPALPEGALRVVALGGIGEVGRNMTVFEFGGRLLIVDCGVLFPEDDQPGVDLILPDFRAIEDRLDDIEGLVLTHGHEDHIGAVPFLLRLRPDLPIYGSRFTNALLAAKAKEHRQRPKLIEVREGERRDVGVFNLEFFAVNHSIPDALAVAIRTPAGVVLHTGDIKLDQLPLDGRLTDLAGFSRLGDEGVDLFCVDSTNAEVPGFVMPERDIGPVLDDVIRRVDQRVIVACFASHVHRVQQVLDAAHRHGRRIAFVGRSMVRNMGIAAELGLLNVPDGLLVDLDQASNLPESKVLFVSTGSQGEPLSALSRMARGEHRQISIRAGDTVVLASSMIPGNETAVFGVVNGLTRLGANVVHQGNAKVHVSGHASAGELLYLYNAVRPSNVMPVHGEWKHLRANGELAIRTGVAAENVVIAEDGVVVDLVDGKATRTGRVEVGHVYVDGLSVGDVGESTLSDRLVLGEGGFIAINVAVDSNTGRPVSPPTVAGRGFSDDPKALDAVVPLVEMELARTEAEGITDTHRIAQAVRRVVGRWVADTYRRRPMIVPTVIPV; from the coding sequence GTGAGCTCACTTCCCCCCGGTCCAGGCCCCACCAACGCCCCGCCCGCACTCCCCGAGGGAGCCCTGCGCGTCGTCGCGCTGGGCGGCATCGGCGAGGTCGGGCGCAACATGACCGTCTTCGAATTCGGCGGCCGGCTCCTCATCGTCGACTGCGGGGTGCTCTTCCCCGAGGACGACCAGCCCGGCGTCGACTTGATCCTGCCCGACTTCCGCGCGATCGAGGATCGCCTCGACGACATCGAAGGCCTGGTGCTCACCCACGGGCACGAGGACCACATCGGTGCCGTCCCGTTCCTCTTGCGCCTGCGGCCGGACCTGCCGATCTACGGCTCTCGGTTCACCAACGCGCTGCTCGCGGCCAAGGCCAAGGAACACCGGCAGCGGCCGAAGCTGATCGAGGTCCGCGAGGGCGAGCGCCGCGACGTCGGCGTGTTCAACCTCGAGTTCTTCGCGGTGAACCACTCGATCCCGGATGCGCTGGCCGTGGCCATCCGCACGCCGGCGGGCGTGGTCCTGCACACCGGCGACATCAAGCTCGACCAGCTCCCGCTGGACGGGCGCCTCACCGACCTGGCCGGCTTCTCGCGGCTCGGCGACGAGGGCGTCGACCTGTTCTGCGTCGACTCGACCAACGCCGAGGTCCCCGGGTTCGTCATGCCCGAGCGCGACATCGGCCCGGTCCTCGACGACGTCATCCGGCGCGTCGACCAGCGCGTGATCGTGGCCTGCTTCGCCAGCCACGTCCACCGCGTCCAGCAGGTGCTGGACGCGGCGCACCGGCACGGCCGCCGGATCGCGTTCGTCGGCCGCTCGATGGTCCGCAACATGGGCATCGCCGCCGAGCTGGGCCTGCTCAACGTGCCGGACGGCCTGCTGGTCGACCTCGACCAGGCGAGCAACCTGCCCGAGAGCAAGGTCCTGTTCGTCTCGACGGGCTCGCAGGGCGAGCCCCTCTCGGCGCTGTCGAGGATGGCGCGCGGCGAGCACCGCCAGATCTCGATCCGCGCGGGCGACACGGTCGTGCTGGCCAGCTCGATGATCCCGGGCAACGAGACAGCGGTGTTCGGCGTGGTCAACGGCCTGACCCGGCTCGGCGCGAACGTCGTCCACCAGGGCAACGCGAAGGTCCACGTGTCCGGCCACGCGTCGGCGGGCGAGCTGCTGTACCTGTACAACGCGGTGCGCCCGAGCAACGTGATGCCGGTCCACGGCGAGTGGAAGCACCTGCGCGCGAACGGCGAGCTGGCCATCCGCACCGGCGTGGCCGCGGAGAACGTGGTCATCGCCGAGGACGGCGTGGTCGTCGACCTGGTCGACGGCAAGGCCACCCGCACCGGCCGCGTCGAGGTCGGCCACGTCTACGTCGACGGCCTCTCGGTCGGCGACGTGGGCGAGTCGACCCTGTCGGACCGCCTGGTTCTCGGCGAGGGCGGCTTCATCGCGATCAACGTGGCGGTGGACTCGAACACGGGCCGGCCGGTCAGCCCCCCGACGGTCGCGGGCCGCGGCTTCTCGGACGACCCGAAGGCCCTCGACGCGGTCGTCCCGCTGGTGGAGATGGAGCTGGCCCGCACGGAGGCGGAGGGGATCACCGACACCCACCGCATCGCCCAGGCGGTCCGCCGCGTGGTCGGCCGCTGGGTGGCGGACACCTACCGCCGCCGCCCGATGATCGTCCCGACGGTCATCCCGGTCTGA